The Microbacterium luteum genome includes a region encoding these proteins:
- a CDS encoding glycosyltransferase family 2 protein, with product MIRVDVVLPCLDEAAALPDVLARLPEGYRAIVVDNGSSDGSAEVAAEAGATVIHEARRGYGSAVHAGLAAAEAPIVAFADADASFDLGQLPDVVGPVARGERDLMLGSRVMQGRGAWPWHARVANRYLARRISAAAHVPLSDLGPMRAANRVPLLELGVRDRRSGYPLETVLRAAAAGWRIGETPVLYRPRVGVSKVTGTVRGTATAISDMSRVLREVS from the coding sequence ATGATTCGTGTCGATGTCGTGCTTCCGTGCCTCGACGAGGCGGCGGCCCTGCCGGACGTGCTCGCGCGCCTCCCGGAGGGCTACCGCGCGATCGTGGTCGACAACGGATCGAGCGACGGTTCGGCGGAGGTCGCGGCGGAAGCCGGCGCGACCGTCATCCACGAAGCGCGGCGCGGCTACGGATCGGCGGTTCACGCGGGACTGGCCGCCGCAGAGGCGCCGATCGTCGCCTTCGCCGACGCCGATGCGTCCTTCGACCTCGGACAGCTTCCCGACGTCGTCGGCCCCGTCGCCCGCGGCGAGCGCGACCTGATGCTCGGGTCGCGTGTCATGCAGGGCCGCGGGGCATGGCCCTGGCATGCGCGTGTGGCGAACCGCTATCTCGCACGCCGCATCTCCGCCGCAGCGCACGTGCCGCTGAGCGACCTCGGCCCGATGCGCGCCGCGAACCGGGTGCCCTTGCTCGAACTGGGCGTCCGCGATCGCCGCAGCGGGTATCCGTTGGAGACGGTTCTGCGTGCCGCCGCCGCCGGCTGGCGCATCGGCGAGACACCGGTGCTCTACCGACCACGCGTGGGCGTGTCGAAGGTGACCGGCACGGTGCGCGGCACCGCGACCGCGATCTCGGACATGTCGCGCGTTCTCCGGGAGGTCTCATGA
- a CDS encoding TIGR04282 family arsenosugar biosynthesis glycosyltransferase encodes MNDLTVAIVAKECVPGRVKTRLTPPLLPEEAARLARASLDDTIDLVRSLPVARRILFFAGRVAHEHRDLEVMPQPEGDLDARLGHLFDAVDGPLLLIGMDTPQLTRAHIAEPVRSWPDDVDGYLGAAEDGGFWALAMREPDGSLIRGVSMSTSSTGREQRRRLTQAGLRVRDLAVVRDVDRADDARRVAEDAPGGRFAAVWQGIQAGAARVG; translated from the coding sequence ATGAACGATCTGACGGTCGCCATCGTCGCCAAGGAGTGCGTGCCGGGGCGCGTGAAGACGCGGCTGACGCCGCCCCTGCTGCCCGAGGAGGCGGCGCGCCTCGCGCGCGCGAGCCTCGACGACACGATCGACCTGGTCCGCTCTCTCCCCGTCGCGCGCCGCATCCTGTTCTTCGCGGGCAGAGTCGCGCACGAGCATCGTGATCTGGAGGTCATGCCGCAGCCCGAGGGTGACCTCGATGCCCGCCTCGGGCATCTGTTCGATGCCGTTGACGGTCCCCTGCTGCTCATCGGCATGGACACCCCCCAGCTCACACGGGCGCATATCGCCGAGCCGGTCCGGTCGTGGCCCGACGACGTCGACGGCTACCTCGGGGCCGCCGAGGACGGGGGATTCTGGGCCCTGGCGATGCGTGAGCCGGATGGGTCACTCATCCGAGGGGTGAGCATGTCGACCTCGTCCACGGGACGCGAACAGCGACGTCGTCTCACCCAGGCGGGGCTGCGCGTGCGCGATCTCGCCGTCGTACGCGACGTGGATCGCGCCGACGACGCGCGTCGCGTCGCGGAAGACGCCCCCGGCGGTCGTTTCGCGGCGGTGTGGCAGGGCATCCAGGCGGGCGCGGCGCGTGTCGGCTGA
- a CDS encoding class I SAM-dependent methyltransferase — protein sequence MSADVPGSRFAAGGADPYTRMLEGGRDGVLQLRRLTNGEIAEEWNFVALGGSADRDDLAALGAAEGPVLDVGCGPGRMVRAAAERSSAAMGIDVSPAAVRRARAEGTPALERSIFDRLPLEGRWRTVLLMDGNIGIGGDPRALLLRCHELLAPEGRIVVETDADRDLDERSLFTVVDAAGRESDAFPWARAGWRTVVRAARDAGFSGAAHVRSGSRHFVTAAVPRRRPTRTAAPATATAAIQSPASTSG from the coding sequence GTGTCGGCTGATGTGCCCGGGTCGCGGTTCGCCGCCGGCGGCGCGGATCCGTACACACGCATGCTCGAAGGCGGTCGGGACGGCGTGCTGCAGCTGCGACGCCTCACCAACGGCGAGATCGCGGAGGAGTGGAATTTCGTCGCGCTCGGCGGCTCCGCCGATCGCGATGACCTGGCCGCGCTCGGGGCGGCGGAGGGACCGGTACTCGACGTCGGGTGCGGCCCGGGCCGGATGGTGCGTGCGGCGGCGGAGCGTTCGTCGGCGGCCATGGGGATCGACGTGTCACCGGCGGCCGTCCGGCGAGCGCGTGCCGAAGGGACACCCGCGCTCGAGCGCTCGATCTTCGATCGTCTGCCGCTCGAAGGACGGTGGCGCACGGTCTTGCTGATGGACGGGAACATCGGCATCGGCGGCGACCCTCGAGCCCTTCTGCTGCGGTGCCATGAGCTGCTCGCGCCGGAGGGGCGGATCGTCGTCGAGACGGACGCCGACCGAGACCTGGACGAGCGATCGCTGTTCACCGTCGTGGATGCGGCGGGGAGGGAGAGCGATGCGTTCCCGTGGGCGCGCGCCGGGTGGCGAACCGTCGTGCGAGCTGCGCGGGATGCGGGTTTCTCGGGTGCTGCGCACGTGCGGAGCGGATCACGTCATTTCGTCACCGCGGCGGTGCCGCGACGGCGCCCGACCAGGACTGCGGCGCCGGCGACGGCTACCGCCGCGATCCAGAGTCCGGCGAGCACCAGCGGGTAG
- a CDS encoding molybdopterin-dependent oxidoreductase yields MTGLTARASARLERAVDAMRARTSTPPRRTRTTVVLGRALGVLVLVCFLTGLYSHVLQSPPAWFPLSSRPVGLYRVTQGAHVLAGLAMIPVLLGKLWAVYPRLFTWPPVTGPLSLLERASIGLLVGSALVEVTIGVMNIAQWYAFDFSFRRVHFVLAWVLVGSVVLHVAVKLPLIVGFWRARPVDPAAEDAPPRRTWPEQLPTDPGEAPTQTEAVSRRGALIAVGASAGAILLGTAGQTIAPLAPLAVLSPRRPGIGPQGLPINRTAAEAGVEQSARAEDWMLEVAGARSRIRLTCDHLAALPQTTADLPIACVEGWSQTATWTGVRLHDLMDLAGGTTGTGLRITSLQVRGAFSRTAMPQVYVEDPLTLVALRLHGDELDIDHGYPARIIAPGRPGVMQTKWLSSIEVLP; encoded by the coding sequence ATGACAGGACTCACGGCGAGGGCCTCGGCGCGTCTCGAACGCGCCGTCGACGCGATGCGCGCCCGCACGTCGACCCCGCCGCGTCGCACGCGGACCACGGTGGTGCTGGGGCGCGCGCTCGGCGTGCTGGTGCTCGTGTGCTTCCTGACAGGCCTCTACAGCCACGTGCTGCAGAGCCCTCCCGCCTGGTTCCCGCTGTCGTCCCGCCCCGTCGGGCTGTACCGGGTGACCCAAGGGGCCCACGTGCTGGCCGGACTCGCGATGATCCCGGTCCTGCTCGGCAAGCTGTGGGCGGTGTACCCCCGGCTGTTCACGTGGCCTCCGGTCACCGGCCCCCTCTCCCTCCTCGAGCGCGCCTCCATCGGCCTGCTCGTGGGCTCGGCACTGGTCGAGGTCACGATCGGCGTCATGAACATCGCGCAGTGGTACGCGTTCGACTTCTCGTTCCGGCGCGTGCACTTCGTGCTCGCCTGGGTTCTCGTGGGAAGCGTCGTGCTCCACGTCGCGGTCAAGCTGCCCCTCATCGTCGGGTTCTGGCGGGCCCGGCCGGTCGACCCGGCCGCGGAGGATGCGCCGCCCCGGCGCACGTGGCCCGAACAGCTCCCGACCGACCCGGGCGAGGCACCGACCCAGACCGAAGCCGTCTCGCGTCGCGGCGCGCTGATCGCGGTCGGAGCGTCAGCCGGTGCGATCCTGCTCGGCACCGCCGGACAGACCATCGCGCCGCTCGCGCCGCTCGCGGTGCTGTCGCCTCGGCGCCCCGGGATCGGGCCGCAGGGACTCCCGATCAACCGCACCGCCGCAGAGGCAGGCGTCGAGCAGAGCGCTCGGGCGGAGGACTGGATGCTCGAGGTGGCCGGGGCGCGGTCCCGCATCCGACTCACGTGTGACCATCTCGCCGCGCTGCCGCAGACGACCGCAGACCTGCCGATCGCCTGCGTCGAAGGATGGAGCCAGACGGCGACCTGGACGGGAGTGCGCCTGCACGATCTGATGGACCTCGCCGGCGGTACGACAGGCACGGGTCTGCGGATCACGAGCCTCCAGGTGCGCGGAGCGTTCTCCCGCACGGCGATGCCGCAGGTCTACGTCGAGGACCCCCTGACCCTGGTCGCGCTCCGATTGCACGGCGACGAGCTCGACATCGATCACGGCTACCCGGCCCGGATCATCGCACCGGGTCGGCCGGGCGTCATGCAGACGAAGTGGCTGAGCAGCATCGAGGTGCTGCCGTGA
- the recO gene encoding DNA repair protein RecO, translating into MPTYRDEVVVLRTHKLGEADRIVTLLSRRHGKVRAVAKGVRRTSSRFGSRLEPFMVADVQLYQGRSLDIVQQAESLGSYGADIVVDYDSYTSASAMVEAADRLNEAEATPQQYLLLVGGLRALSMREHSARHILDSYLLRAMALSGWAPGLEECARCGAPGPHDAFVAQSGGMVCAACAPTGAARVHPAAVSHLGALIRGDWVAVDAAPAAATTAASGLIAAYAQWHLERGIRSLSHVESRP; encoded by the coding sequence GTGCCCACCTATCGCGACGAGGTCGTGGTCCTGCGCACCCACAAACTGGGAGAAGCGGACCGCATCGTCACCCTGCTCAGCCGCCGCCACGGCAAAGTGCGCGCAGTGGCCAAGGGTGTCCGGCGCACGTCATCGCGGTTCGGATCGCGCCTGGAGCCGTTCATGGTCGCAGACGTGCAGCTCTACCAGGGCCGTTCGCTCGACATCGTGCAGCAGGCCGAATCGCTCGGCTCCTATGGGGCGGACATCGTCGTCGACTACGACAGCTACACGTCGGCGAGTGCGATGGTCGAGGCGGCGGACCGACTGAACGAAGCCGAGGCGACCCCGCAGCAGTACCTGCTCCTGGTCGGAGGACTCCGGGCGCTGTCGATGCGCGAGCACTCCGCCCGACACATCCTCGACTCCTACCTGCTGCGGGCGATGGCGTTGTCGGGATGGGCGCCCGGACTCGAAGAATGCGCCCGATGCGGCGCCCCGGGTCCGCACGACGCATTCGTCGCGCAATCCGGCGGCATGGTGTGCGCCGCGTGTGCGCCGACCGGGGCCGCGCGGGTGCATCCGGCGGCCGTCTCCCACCTCGGTGCGCTCATCCGCGGAGACTGGGTCGCCGTCGACGCCGCCCCCGCCGCCGCCACGACCGCTGCGTCCGGTCTCATCGCCGCCTACGCCCAGTGGCACCTCGAGCGCGGCATCCGATCCCTGTCCCACGTCGAAAGCCGCCCGTGA
- a CDS encoding isoprenyl transferase encodes MSPKPYTHRDAVPYRPVDWTGEYPPAFPPGAAPSHVAIVMDGNGRWANRRGLTRVEGHKAGEAALLDVVAGAIQAGVRHLSVYAFSTENWSRSPDEVRFLMGFNRDVLHRRRDQLNEWGVRVRWAGRKPRLWSSVVSELQYAERLTAGNDVLTLTMCVNYGGRVELVDAMRGIADDVAAGRLKPRAVSEKLIARRLYQPDMPDVDLFVRSSGEQRTSNFLLWESAYAEFVFLDTLWPDFGRKDLWRAIDLYLGRERRFGAAVDTPDEAV; translated from the coding sequence GTGAGCCCCAAGCCGTACACTCATCGCGACGCCGTTCCCTACCGTCCCGTCGACTGGACGGGCGAGTACCCGCCCGCGTTCCCGCCGGGCGCCGCGCCCTCCCACGTGGCCATCGTCATGGACGGGAACGGACGGTGGGCCAATCGGCGCGGCCTCACGCGCGTGGAAGGACACAAGGCGGGCGAGGCGGCGCTGCTGGACGTCGTCGCCGGCGCCATCCAGGCGGGCGTCCGCCACCTGTCGGTGTACGCGTTCTCAACGGAGAACTGGTCGCGCTCTCCCGACGAAGTCCGCTTCCTCATGGGATTCAACCGCGACGTGCTGCACCGTCGTCGTGATCAGCTCAACGAGTGGGGCGTGCGCGTGCGGTGGGCCGGACGCAAGCCCCGCCTGTGGTCCTCGGTCGTTTCGGAGCTGCAGTACGCCGAGCGGCTCACCGCGGGCAACGACGTGCTCACGCTGACCATGTGCGTCAACTACGGCGGGCGCGTCGAGCTCGTCGACGCGATGCGCGGCATCGCCGACGATGTCGCGGCGGGTCGACTGAAGCCTCGCGCCGTGTCCGAGAAGCTCATCGCGCGACGGCTGTACCAGCCGGACATGCCCGACGTCGACCTCTTCGTGCGTTCCAGCGGCGAGCAGCGCACCTCCAACTTCCTGCTGTGGGAGAGCGCGTACGCGGAGTTCGTCTTCCTTGACACCCTCTGGCCCGACTTCGGCAGGAAGGATCTGTGGCGGGCGATCGACCTGTACCTCGGCCGGGAGCGACGATTCGGGGCCGCCGTCGACACGCCCGATGAGGCCGTCTGA
- a CDS encoding DsbA family oxidoreductase, with protein MTDAIAIDVWSDIACPWCYIGKRNLEKAIASRGEGVPDVRVTFHSFELAPETPVDFDGGEAEYLAAHKGVDAASAQQMLDRVSGVAADAGLEYRFDLLRHTNTVKAHQLLHLAKERGLQHEMSERLMAAYFTEGRHLGRADELVALAAEVGLDADEVRHALEHEVYLEAVRADQAQASAYGITGVPFFVIDGAYGVSGAQPPEAFGQILKQIASERTAEVVVDRSENPRVAVRRSDAARSGAGSPGRRVRWWGGSGARFHPV; from the coding sequence ATGACGGATGCCATCGCGATCGACGTCTGGTCGGACATCGCCTGCCCCTGGTGCTACATCGGAAAGCGGAACCTCGAGAAGGCGATCGCCTCTCGCGGCGAGGGCGTCCCCGACGTGCGTGTCACCTTCCACTCCTTCGAACTGGCGCCGGAGACGCCCGTCGACTTCGACGGCGGAGAAGCGGAGTATCTGGCCGCGCACAAGGGAGTCGACGCGGCGTCCGCTCAGCAGATGCTCGATCGTGTCAGCGGTGTGGCCGCCGACGCCGGCCTCGAGTACCGCTTCGATCTGCTGCGTCACACCAACACCGTGAAGGCTCACCAGCTGCTTCACCTGGCCAAGGAGCGCGGGCTTCAGCACGAGATGAGCGAGCGACTGATGGCCGCCTACTTCACCGAGGGTCGTCACCTCGGCCGCGCCGACGAGCTGGTGGCCCTCGCGGCGGAGGTCGGTCTCGATGCGGACGAGGTGCGACACGCACTCGAGCACGAGGTCTACCTGGAGGCGGTTCGAGCGGATCAGGCGCAGGCGAGCGCCTACGGCATCACCGGGGTGCCCTTCTTCGTCATCGACGGTGCCTACGGCGTCAGCGGCGCACAGCCGCCGGAGGCCTTCGGACAGATCCTGAAGCAGATCGCGAGCGAGCGGACGGCGGAGGTCGTCGTCGATCGGTCTGAGAACCCGCGGGTCGCCGTCAGGAGGTCAGATGCTGCTCGATCAGGCGCAGGATCTCCGGGTCGTCGGGTGAGGTGGTGGGGCGGAAGCGGTGCACGCTTCCATCCGGTGTGA
- a CDS encoding glutathione peroxidase, whose protein sequence is MTAASAVRDIPFTTADGHEATLASYGDGVALVVNVASKCGLAPQYEQLEQLQRTYGDRGLTVVGFPCNQFLGQEPGSMEQILDYCATTWGVSFPVNDKIKVNGRGAAPLYAALKTAKDGNGKAGAVKWNFEKFLVTPDGSVHRFRPTTSPDDPEILRLIEQHLTS, encoded by the coding sequence ATGACCGCTGCCTCCGCTGTGCGAGACATCCCCTTCACCACTGCCGACGGCCACGAGGCGACCCTCGCGTCGTACGGCGACGGCGTCGCTCTCGTCGTCAATGTCGCCTCCAAGTGCGGTCTGGCTCCCCAGTACGAGCAGCTCGAGCAGCTGCAGCGCACCTACGGCGATCGCGGGCTGACGGTCGTCGGCTTCCCGTGCAATCAGTTCCTGGGCCAGGAGCCCGGCTCGATGGAGCAGATCCTCGACTACTGCGCCACCACGTGGGGCGTGAGCTTCCCCGTCAACGACAAGATCAAGGTGAACGGCCGCGGCGCCGCGCCCCTCTATGCGGCGCTGAAGACGGCGAAGGACGGCAACGGCAAGGCGGGGGCGGTGAAGTGGAACTTCGAGAAGTTCCTCGTCACACCGGATGGAAGCGTGCACCGCTTCCGCCCCACCACCTCACCCGACGACCCGGAGATCCTGCGCCTGATCGAGCAGCATCTGACCTCCTGA
- the dusB gene encoding tRNA dihydrouridine synthase DusB, producing MNTTVTAPASALRIGPIALDAPVVLAPMAGITNTAFRRLCREYGAGLYVSEMITSRALVERNATTMRLITHHESETPRSIQLYGVDPSTVENAVRLLVAEDRADHIDLNFGCPVPKVTRKGGGAALPWKSGLFRDIVTRAARAAEHVPLTVKMRKGIDADHLTYLDAGRIAEDAGVTAVALHARTASEFYSGSADWSAIAALKEAVTSVPVLGNGDIWSADDAARMMRETGCDGVVVGRGCLGRPWLFGDLARRLGGPGTAAPPVDATLAFVADAFRRHAELLIEFFDDESRGCRDIRKHVAWYFKGYPVGGDLRARFATVSSLAEIDDLIGELDLSAPYPGAAAEGQRGRAGSPKRPALPEGWLHSRELAADASGAMAEAELDHSGG from the coding sequence ATGAACACCACCGTCACCGCGCCTGCAAGCGCCCTGCGCATCGGGCCGATCGCCCTGGATGCGCCGGTCGTGCTCGCCCCCATGGCGGGCATCACCAACACCGCCTTCCGGCGGCTGTGTCGCGAGTACGGCGCGGGTCTGTACGTCAGCGAGATGATCACGTCCCGTGCGCTGGTTGAGCGGAACGCCACCACGATGCGCCTGATCACCCACCACGAGTCCGAGACGCCGCGATCCATCCAGCTCTATGGCGTGGACCCGTCTACCGTCGAGAACGCCGTCCGACTCCTCGTGGCGGAGGACCGGGCTGATCACATCGACCTCAACTTCGGGTGTCCCGTCCCGAAGGTCACGCGCAAGGGGGGTGGGGCGGCACTGCCGTGGAAGAGCGGGCTCTTCCGCGACATCGTGACGCGAGCCGCGCGCGCCGCCGAGCACGTGCCCCTGACGGTGAAGATGCGCAAAGGCATCGACGCGGACCATCTCACCTACCTCGACGCGGGCCGGATCGCCGAAGACGCCGGTGTCACGGCCGTCGCCCTGCACGCCCGTACCGCGTCGGAGTTCTACTCGGGCAGCGCGGACTGGTCTGCGATCGCCGCACTCAAGGAGGCCGTCACGAGTGTGCCGGTCCTCGGCAACGGCGACATCTGGTCGGCGGACGACGCCGCGCGCATGATGCGCGAGACCGGTTGCGACGGCGTCGTGGTCGGTCGGGGATGCCTCGGCCGACCGTGGCTGTTCGGCGATCTCGCCCGACGGCTCGGTGGACCCGGAACGGCTGCGCCGCCCGTCGATGCGACGCTCGCCTTCGTCGCCGACGCCTTCCGTCGCCATGCCGAGCTGCTGATCGAGTTCTTCGACGACGAGAGCCGTGGGTGCCGTGACATCCGCAAGCACGTGGCGTGGTACTTCAAGGGGTATCCGGTCGGCGGTGATCTGCGTGCCCGCTTCGCGACGGTCTCCAGCCTCGCGGAAATCGACGACCTGATCGGAGAGCTCGACCTGTCCGCGCCGTACCCGGGTGCCGCCGCAGAGGGGCAGCGCGGGCGAGCGGGCAGTCCCAAGCGGCCGGCGCTTCCCGAGGGATGGCTCCACTCGCGTGAGCTCGCCGCGGACGCGTCCGGCGCGATGGCCGAAGCGGAGCTGGATCACAGTGGCGGGTGA